A DNA window from Impatiens glandulifera chromosome 7, dImpGla2.1, whole genome shotgun sequence contains the following coding sequences:
- the LOC124944947 gene encoding homeobox-leucine zipper protein GLABRA 2-like codes for MGKDNVSLTLSLGGSFRQEAEDPPAEEVAAVPPAEEVVEAAAGSLGRRVDSGKGKEVMGGQSGQWRETVLEIGRVRSTARTLSEEEYEDEEIDGGAVAGRKRKRYHRHTADQIKEMELLFKHSRHPDELQRQELGNRLGLSPLQVKFWFQNRRTQTKAMNERNENSSMRNEMEMVKEENIFLREAIRKALCLNCGFPTIDSQDLRIQNAQLVAEFKKLKALMGVDISGSLPASAKKLCVLGIEVSKIMKLVGQAINELINMATLKEPFWLRDIENGSGIINNVEYVRRFQLANSTNESRGMRIEVSREIVTVFADITKLVECFMDVNEWKDMFPSIISKATSVDVISDGKENHRNGDVQLMSAVYQMLTPTVPTREVHFVRHCKQLSSKKWVIVDFSIDNNIDVSAVKFRKRPSGCIIEDISDGHCKVTWIEHLECENITIPTNYPGIISAAFGARHWATALQQQCERLFYMMTTNFPTYESNGLASAMEEKKHIMVLAHKMTANFCHSIGTSSLHKLTKLTSKNEYDIRVSIRRNLDVPGEPIGVILCAVTSIWLPVSRLVLSDYLSDESRRHEWDIILNGKPAESLLNMTKGGNSVTIHGIKGKEDDMRIMQDSSTNDFESMFVFASLSMSSLQSNSTRGNSGEIAMLPSGFSILQEGLESRPMVFDYSMDQEHMIKSGGAEEGGRRGCLLTLAFQILASNSPMDELSMDSMESVNNIVSFTLRNIKKSLKCE; via the exons ATGGGAAAAGACAATGTGTCTCTCACTCTGAGTCTT GGGGGAAGTTTCCGGCAGGAAGCGGAGGATCCTCCGGCGGAGGAGGTGGCGGCGGTTCCTCCGGCGGAGGAGGTTGTAGAGGCGGCGGCGGGCAGTCTGGGCAGAAGAGTTGATTCAGGAAAAGGAAAGGAGGTAATGGGTGGGCAGTCAGGGCAATGGAGGGAGACGGTATTGGAGATAGGCAGAGTAAGATCAACGGCTAGAACTCTGTCAGAAGAGGAGTACGAGGATGAAGAAATTGACGGCGGCGCCGTCGCCGGCAGGAAGAGGAAAAGGTATCACCGTCACACCGCCGACCAAATCAAAGAAATGGAACT tctgTTTAAACACTCTCGTCATCCTGACGAGTTACAAAGGCAGGAATTGGGAAATCGATTGGGACTCTCTCCACTACAAGTGAAATTCTGGTTCCAGAATAGAAGAACCCAAACTAAG GCCATGAATGAGCGTAATGAGAATTCATCAATGAGAAACGAAATGGAAATGGTGAAGGAAGAAAACATCTTCCTTAGAGAAGCCATTAGGAAAGCTCTTTGCCTTAACTGTGGATTTCCAACTATCGATTCACAAGATTTGAGGATCCAAAACGCCCAACTTGTCGCCGAG TTTAAAAAGCTAAAAGCGCTCATGGGTGTGGATATATCGGGATCGTTGCCTGCTAGCGCAAAGAAGTTGTGTGTGCTAGGAATAGAGGTGTCTAAGATTATGAAACTTGTTGGTCAAGCTATCAATGAGCTTATCAATATGGCAACATTGAAAGAACCTTTTTGGTTGCGCGATATAGAGAATGGTAGTGGCATAATAAATAATGTCGAGTATGTTAGAAGGTTTCAGTTAGCGAACTCGACAAATGAGAGTCGTGGAATGCGTATCGAGGTTTCGAGGGAGATTGTTACTGTCTTTGCTGACATCACTAAGCTTGTTGAATGTTTTATGGACGTG aatGAATGGAAGGATATGTTTCCTAGCATTATATCAAAGGCTACAAGTGTTGATGTTATTAGTGATGGAAAAGAGAATCATAGAAATGGTGATGTTCAATTG ATGTCTGCGGTATATCAGATGCTCACTCCGACGGTTCCGACGAGAGAAGTGCACTTCGTTCGACATTGTAAACAACTGAGTTCCAAGAAGTGGGTAATTGTCGATTTCTCCATCGACAATAATATTGATGTTTCCGCAGTTAAATTTAGGAAACGTCCATCAGGTTGCATTATCGAGGATATATCGGATGGCCATTGCAAG GTAACATGGATTGAACATTTGGAATGTGAAAACATCACTATCCCAACAAATTATCCCGGAATAATTAGCGCAGCTTTTGGTGCTAGGCATTGGGCTACGGCTCTACAACAACAATGCGAGCGACTCTTCTATATGATGACCACTAACTTTCCAACTTATGAGTCAAATG GACTTGCGTCTGCGATGGAAGAGAAGAAACATATAATGGTATTGGCGCATAAAATGACGGCTAATTTTTGTCATTCGATTGGGACGTCAAGTCTCCATAAATTGACAAAGTTAACAAGTAAAAATGAATATGACATTAGGGTTTCTATTAGGAGGAACTTAGATGTTCCTGGAGAACCTATTGGCGTGATCCTTTGCGCAGTTACATCTATATGGTTACCGGTCTCTCGACTTGTCTTATCCGATTATCTTAGTGATGAAAGTCGAAGACATGAG tGGGATATTATATTGAATGGAAAACCAGCTGAATCCCTATTAAACATGACCAAGGGAGGCAACTCAGTTACAATCCAT GGGATTAAGGGGAAAGAAGACGACATGAGGATAATGCAAGATAGCTCGACTAATGATTTCGAATCAATGTTTGTTTTCGCATCGTTGAGCATGTCCTCACTACAATCCAACTCTACACGTGGCAACTCGGGGGAAATTGCCATGCTTCCCTCGGGTTTTTCGATTCTTCAAGAAGGGTTGGAGTCTAGGCCTATGGTATTCGATTATTCGATGGATCAAGAGCATATGATTAAATCAGGAGGGGCTGAAGAAGGAGGGCGTCGGGGATGTCTTCTAACTCTAGCTTTTCAAATTCTGGCTAGCAATTCTCCAATGGACGAACTGAGTATGGATTCAATGGAGTctgttaataatattgtttcGTTCACATTAAGAAACATTAAGAAAAGCCTAAAGTGTGAGTGA